From Achromobacter spanius, a single genomic window includes:
- a CDS encoding putative 2-aminoethylphosphonate ABC transporter permease subunit produces MRYAPTLDPAVNNSRAIGQPAAVSAAPAIPSSAAAPLPVLGRRPLPAWIGALGLALGQGGLALGLLVFLALPLAAILLKSVTDADGGWAGLSVIASIVGADGFMDMVGRSLAVGVVTTLLVVPCAYGFAYGLTRTRLPGKGLLRTIALLPLLAPSLLPGIALVYLLGNQGLLKGLTGGATIYGFWGIVVGEAFYTFPHALMILLTGLALADGRLYDAARAMGAGPWRTFVTVTLPGTRYAVFSACCVVFTLTVTDFGVPKVVGGDYNVLAMEAYKAVVGQQNFPKGAAIGILLLLPALLTFVLDRRLRARQGAQMSGRAQPYAAGMNRQRDAAFLFLSGVMAAFLLLIIGVAVWASFVKMWPYNLSMSLRSYDFDNMDGGGWLAWRNSLQLAFCTALVGTLVVFVGAWMMEKVPARGTMARGLRGMAGMLALMPMAVPGLVLGLGYIFFFNSLSNPLNMLYGTMPLLVLCTVVHFYTSAHLTAATALNALDPEFEAASASLKVPRLTTFLRVTLPMCLPAALDVARYLFVSAMTTVSAVVFLYSPSTVLAAVAVLNMDDAGFIGPAAAMCTVIMASSAVAALVLHLASRALVARTQAWRRPASR; encoded by the coding sequence ATGCGATACGCGCCTACGCTTGATCCGGCCGTGAACAATTCCCGCGCCATCGGCCAGCCCGCCGCGGTTTCCGCTGCGCCTGCGATCCCCTCGTCCGCCGCCGCGCCGCTGCCCGTCTTGGGACGCCGCCCGTTGCCCGCCTGGATCGGCGCGCTGGGCCTGGCGCTGGGGCAGGGCGGTCTGGCGCTCGGCCTCCTGGTATTCCTGGCGTTGCCGTTGGCGGCGATCCTCCTCAAATCCGTCACGGACGCCGACGGCGGCTGGGCGGGCCTGTCGGTCATCGCCAGCATCGTCGGCGCCGACGGATTCATGGACATGGTCGGACGCAGCCTGGCCGTGGGCGTCGTGACGACCCTGCTGGTGGTGCCCTGCGCCTACGGCTTTGCCTATGGCCTCACGCGCACCCGCCTGCCGGGCAAGGGCCTTCTGCGCACGATCGCGCTGCTGCCGCTGCTGGCGCCGTCACTGTTGCCCGGCATCGCGCTGGTCTACCTGCTGGGCAATCAGGGCCTGCTCAAGGGCCTGACCGGCGGCGCCACCATCTATGGCTTCTGGGGCATCGTGGTGGGGGAGGCGTTCTACACCTTTCCGCATGCGCTCATGATCCTGCTGACGGGCCTGGCGCTGGCCGACGGCCGCCTGTATGACGCCGCCCGCGCCATGGGTGCGGGACCGTGGCGCACCTTCGTGACGGTCACGCTGCCCGGCACGCGCTATGCGGTGTTCTCGGCTTGCTGCGTGGTGTTCACACTGACCGTCACGGACTTCGGCGTGCCCAAGGTGGTGGGCGGCGACTACAACGTGCTGGCCATGGAAGCCTACAAGGCGGTAGTGGGACAGCAGAATTTCCCCAAGGGCGCGGCCATCGGCATCTTGCTGCTGCTGCCGGCGCTGCTGACCTTCGTGCTGGACCGGCGGCTGCGTGCCCGCCAGGGCGCCCAGATGAGCGGCCGCGCGCAGCCTTATGCGGCCGGCATGAACCGCCAGCGCGATGCGGCGTTCCTGTTCCTGTCCGGCGTGATGGCGGCCTTTCTGCTGCTGATCATCGGCGTGGCGGTCTGGGCTTCTTTCGTGAAGATGTGGCCGTACAACCTGTCGATGTCGCTGCGTTCGTACGACTTTGACAACATGGACGGCGGCGGCTGGCTGGCGTGGCGCAACAGCCTGCAGCTCGCGTTCTGCACCGCGCTCGTGGGCACCCTGGTGGTCTTTGTCGGCGCGTGGATGATGGAGAAGGTGCCCGCCCGCGGCACGATGGCGCGCGGCTTGCGCGGCATGGCCGGCATGCTGGCGCTGATGCCGATGGCCGTGCCGGGACTGGTGCTGGGTCTGGGCTACATCTTCTTCTTCAACAGCCTGTCGAACCCGCTGAACATGCTGTACGGCACGATGCCGCTGCTCGTGTTGTGCACGGTCGTCCACTTCTATACCAGCGCGCATCTGACGGCGGCCACCGCGCTCAATGCGCTGGACCCGGAGTTCGAGGCCGCCTCCGCCTCGCTGAAGGTGCCGCGCCTGACGACTTTCCTGCGCGTGACGCTGCCCATGTGCCTGCCCGCGGCGCTGGACGTGGCCCGCTATCTTTTCGTTTCCGCCATGACGACCGTGTCGGCAGTGGTATTTCTGTACAGCCCGTCCACGGTGCTGGCCGCCGTCGCCGTGCTCAACATGGATGACGCTGGCTTCATCGGCCCGGCCGCCGCCATGTGCACGGTCATCATGGCCAGCTCCGCCGTCGCCGCGCTGGTCCTGCATCTGGCGAGCCGCGCCCTGGTGGCGCGCACCCAGGCCTGGCGGCGCCCGGCGTCCCGTTGA
- the phnX gene encoding phosphonoacetaldehyde hydrolase, whose amino-acid sequence MTSMTVQPLPVRLEAVIFDWAGTLVDFGSFAPTKVFVDAFSQFGMDVSLKEARGPMGMGKWDHIRTLCDQPAIANQYQARFGRLPTDDDVTAIYERFLPMQLDKVAQYSAAIPGAADVMRALRERGLKIGSCSGYPASVMGRVVERAATEDLTPDCIVASDEVPRARPAPAMALKNVVELGLSDVAGCIKVDDTAPGIEEGRRAGMWTVGLLLSGNAAGLTLDEYNNLSEPARDAARDAARAELNPAGPHYLIDTVADLPAVVDDIEARLARGDRP is encoded by the coding sequence ATGACTTCCATGACTGTTCAACCTTTGCCCGTCCGCCTTGAGGCGGTGATATTCGACTGGGCCGGCACGCTGGTCGACTTCGGATCCTTCGCGCCGACCAAAGTGTTCGTGGATGCGTTCTCGCAGTTCGGCATGGACGTGTCGCTGAAGGAAGCGCGCGGCCCGATGGGCATGGGCAAGTGGGACCACATCCGCACGCTGTGCGACCAGCCCGCCATCGCCAACCAATACCAGGCGCGGTTCGGCCGCCTGCCCACTGACGACGACGTGACCGCCATCTACGAGCGCTTCCTGCCGATGCAGCTGGATAAAGTGGCGCAGTACTCGGCCGCCATTCCGGGCGCCGCCGACGTGATGCGCGCCTTGCGCGAACGCGGTCTGAAGATCGGCTCGTGCTCCGGCTATCCCGCCAGCGTGATGGGCCGCGTCGTCGAACGCGCCGCCACCGAGGACCTGACGCCCGACTGCATCGTCGCCAGCGACGAGGTGCCGCGCGCGCGTCCCGCTCCTGCCATGGCCCTGAAGAACGTGGTGGAGCTTGGCCTGTCCGACGTGGCCGGCTGCATCAAGGTCGACGACACCGCGCCCGGCATTGAAGAGGGCCGCCGCGCGGGCATGTGGACCGTCGGTCTGCTGCTGTCCGGCAACGCCGCAGGCCTGACGCTGGACGAATACAACAACCTTTCCGAACCCGCCCGCGACGCGGCGCGCGATGCCGCCCGCGCGGAGCTGAATCCGGCCGGCCCGCACTACCTGATCGACACGGTGGCCGACCTGCCGGCCGTGGTCGACGACATCGAAGCCCGGCTAGCGCGAGGCGACCGCCCCTGA
- a CDS encoding putative 2-aminoethylphosphonate ABC transporter substrate-binding protein, which translates to MNRYKLLALAAALTGVMGAASAETTLTVYTALEADQIKAYQAAFEKANPDIKIQWVRDSTGIIAAKLLAEKNNPKADVIWGLAGTALGLMDKEGMLQPYAPKGLDQIAANMRDAKAEPAWVGMDGFAAAICFNTIEAEKQKLPKPTSWQDLTKPVYAGKIVMPNPASSGTGFLDVSAWLQIFGEEKGWAYMDALHKNIGSYTHSGSKPCNMAAAGEFPIGVSFDYRAAKLKADGAPVEAVFPSEGLGWEVEATAIMKGTKNLDAARKLADFSASREANELYKANFAVLAIPSIATANPNLPADLTSRMIKNDFTWAATNRDRIIAEWTRRYDGKSEPKKK; encoded by the coding sequence ATGAATCGCTACAAGCTGCTTGCACTGGCCGCCGCCCTGACGGGCGTGATGGGCGCCGCCTCGGCCGAGACCACGCTGACCGTCTATACGGCGCTGGAAGCCGACCAGATCAAGGCCTATCAAGCCGCCTTCGAAAAGGCCAATCCCGACATCAAGATCCAGTGGGTGCGCGACTCCACGGGCATCATCGCCGCCAAGCTGCTGGCCGAGAAGAACAACCCCAAGGCCGACGTGATCTGGGGCCTGGCCGGCACCGCGCTGGGCCTGATGGACAAGGAAGGCATGCTGCAGCCCTACGCCCCGAAGGGCCTGGATCAGATCGCCGCCAACATGCGCGACGCCAAGGCCGAGCCCGCCTGGGTCGGCATGGACGGCTTCGCCGCCGCCATCTGCTTCAACACGATCGAAGCCGAAAAGCAGAAGCTGCCCAAGCCCACGTCGTGGCAGGACCTGACCAAGCCGGTCTATGCCGGCAAGATCGTCATGCCGAACCCGGCCTCGTCCGGCACGGGCTTCCTGGATGTCAGCGCCTGGCTGCAGATCTTCGGTGAAGAAAAGGGCTGGGCCTACATGGACGCCCTGCACAAGAACATCGGTTCGTACACGCACTCGGGCTCCAAGCCGTGCAACATGGCCGCCGCCGGCGAATTCCCGATCGGCGTCTCGTTCGACTACCGCGCCGCCAAGCTGAAGGCCGACGGCGCGCCTGTCGAAGCCGTGTTCCCGTCGGAAGGCCTGGGCTGGGAAGTCGAAGCCACCGCCATCATGAAGGGCACCAAGAACCTCGATGCCGCCCGCAAGCTGGCCGACTTCTCGGCAAGCCGCGAAGCCAATGAGCTGTACAAGGCCAACTTCGCGGTGCTGGCGATCCCGTCGATCGCGACCGCCAATCCGAACCTGCCGGCCGATCTGACCTCGCGCATGATCAAGAACGACTTCACGTGGGCCGCGACGAACCGCGACCGCATCATTGCCGAGTGGACCCGCCGCTACGACGGCAAGTCCGAGCCGAAGAAGAAGTAA